The following coding sequences are from one Salinicoccus sp. Bachu38 window:
- a CDS encoding VOC family protein — protein MEAIRRIHHITAIVGDPNENLRFYRDVLGLRLIKQTVNFDDPGVYHLYFSNDDVTPGTVITFFPWTNGLVGRKGSGQVGRIAFRIPAGSMKSWKSHLAEQNIEVSMTELFGRKTLEFQDVHGLDLALVEGDRELADTRILGFHGAVLLSSHPEGTKDFLAQKLGLKLLDIDGDINHFETVGEEQHHIVIALPPMPNGRWGSGTVHHIAWSVPSEDVQRDWQKQLLDDGADVTEVKDRSYFRSIYMTDPGDVIMEFATDGPGFDVDEEKSKLGTELKLPEQYEHLRAEYEKSLPELNI, from the coding sequence ATGGAAGCAATTAGAAGAATCCACCACATTACAGCGATTGTCGGCGATCCGAATGAGAATCTGAGGTTCTACCGTGATGTGCTGGGACTCAGACTGATCAAGCAGACGGTCAACTTTGATGATCCGGGCGTCTATCATCTCTACTTTTCAAATGATGATGTGACACCGGGAACGGTCATCACCTTCTTTCCTTGGACGAATGGGCTTGTCGGCCGCAAGGGCAGCGGCCAGGTCGGCAGGATTGCCTTCAGAATTCCTGCGGGTAGTATGAAGTCCTGGAAAAGCCATCTTGCTGAACAGAATATTGAAGTCTCGATGACGGAACTCTTCGGTCGGAAGACGTTGGAATTCCAGGATGTGCATGGCTTGGACCTCGCTCTTGTTGAAGGAGACCGGGAACTTGCTGACACTAGGATACTCGGTTTCCATGGTGCTGTACTGCTGTCTTCACATCCTGAAGGTACGAAGGATTTTCTCGCGCAGAAACTCGGGCTGAAACTGCTCGATATCGATGGTGACATCAACCATTTCGAAACAGTGGGCGAAGAGCAGCACCATATCGTCATCGCCCTGCCACCGATGCCAAACGGCAGATGGGGCAGCGGGACAGTCCATCACATCGCTTGGTCTGTGCCGTCTGAAGATGTGCAGAGGGATTGGCAGAAACAGCTGCTTGATGATGGTGCCGATGTCACGGAAGTGAAAGACAGAAGCTACTTCCGATCCATCTATATGACGGATCCGGGCGATGTGATCATGGAGTTCGCAACAGATGGTCCAGGATTTGATGTCGATGAAGAGAAATCAAAACTTGGCACAGAACTGAAGCTGCCGGAGCAGTATGAACATCTGAGGGCGGAATATGAAAAAAGCCTGCCGGAACTGAATATATAA
- the mhqE gene encoding ring-cleaving dioxygenase MhqE: MKNEGLLGIHHVTAMTDDAVRNYEFFTNVLGMRLVKKTVNQDDIHTYHTFFADDVGSPGTDMTFFDFPNVPKGSPGSNSIYRAAFRVPDDAAIEYYKDRFDEFDVKHDGIQELFGKKVLPFEEADGQKYQLVSDENNEGVAPGIPWKNGPVPEDKAIYGLGPIEIRVSYFDDFKKVLMDVYGMKPVVEEADVALLDVGEGGNGGQVIVRKDEAGSAKQGYGEVHHVSFRVADHEVIKQWEEKYNQLGMSHSGNVNRFYFEALYTRVGHILIELSTDGPGFMDDEPYETLGESLALPPFLEERREYIEGQIRPFDTKRSK, encoded by the coding sequence ATGAAAAATGAAGGACTGCTCGGTATCCACCACGTAACCGCGATGACGGACGATGCGGTGAGGAACTATGAATTCTTTACGAATGTTCTTGGCATGCGTCTCGTGAAGAAGACGGTCAACCAGGATGATATACACACGTACCACACGTTTTTTGCAGATGATGTGGGATCTCCAGGGACGGATATGACGTTCTTTGACTTCCCGAATGTGCCGAAAGGGTCTCCGGGATCGAATTCGATCTACCGGGCGGCATTCAGAGTGCCGGATGACGCGGCCATTGAATACTACAAGGATCGTTTCGATGAATTCGATGTGAAGCATGATGGCATCCAGGAACTGTTCGGCAAGAAGGTGCTGCCATTCGAGGAAGCAGATGGCCAGAAGTACCAGCTCGTCTCCGATGAGAACAATGAAGGTGTCGCACCGGGCATCCCTTGGAAAAATGGTCCGGTACCTGAGGACAAGGCGATATACGGCCTTGGACCGATCGAGATCAGGGTAAGCTACTTCGATGACTTCAAGAAAGTGCTGATGGATGTCTACGGCATGAAGCCGGTTGTCGAAGAAGCGGATGTCGCATTGCTTGACGTCGGGGAAGGCGGCAATGGCGGCCAGGTCATCGTGAGAAAAGATGAAGCCGGCTCTGCAAAGCAGGGATACGGCGAAGTCCACCACGTTTCATTCAGAGTTGCCGATCACGAAGTGATCAAGCAATGGGAAGAAAAATACAATCAGCTTGGCATGAGCCATTCGGGCAATGTGAACCGCTTCTACTTCGAAGCTCTGTACACACGTGTCGGGCATATTCTGATCGAGCTATCTACGGATGGACCCGGGTTCATGGATGACGAACCTTATGAAACACTCGGTGAGAGTCTCGCACTGCCGCCTTTCCTCGAAGAAAGACGCGAGTATATCGAAGGACAGATACGCCCGTTCGATACGAAACGTTCGAAATAG